The Raphanus sativus cultivar WK10039 chromosome 2, ASM80110v3, whole genome shotgun sequence genome includes a region encoding these proteins:
- the LOC130498571 gene encoding uncharacterized protein LOC130498571 isoform X1, with amino-acid sequence MVERFLESFHMVNNRENVGGDQLRVREKPLEKQRLFQSIQRHTYLKGPMDKVTSVAIPLALAASSLYLIGCKDRSLCGITTKKHYCSESGLKLQASCSLCIAYL; translated from the exons ATGGTGGAGAGATTTTTAGAAAGCTTTCACATG GTGAATAACAGGGAAAATGTTGGTGGTGATCAGTTGCGTGTTAGAGAGAAGCCTCTGGAGAAGCAGAGGTTGTTCCAGAGCATCCAGAGGCACACTTACTTGAAGGGACCAATGGACAAGGTCACCTCCGTTGCCATTCCTCTTGCCTTGGCTGCATCTTCTCTCTACTTGATT GGCTGTAAAGATCGAAGTCTTTGTGgtataacaacaaaaaaacactaTTGTTCTGAGTCGGGTCTCAAATTGCAGGCCAGTTGCTCCTTGTGTATTGCGTATCTATAA
- the LOC130498571 gene encoding uncharacterized protein LOC130498571 isoform X2, whose product MQVNNRENVGGDQLRVREKPLEKQRLFQSIQRHTYLKGPMDKVTSVAIPLALAASSLYLIGCKDRSLCGITTKKHYCSESGLKLQASCSLCIAYL is encoded by the exons ATGCAA GTGAATAACAGGGAAAATGTTGGTGGTGATCAGTTGCGTGTTAGAGAGAAGCCTCTGGAGAAGCAGAGGTTGTTCCAGAGCATCCAGAGGCACACTTACTTGAAGGGACCAATGGACAAGGTCACCTCCGTTGCCATTCCTCTTGCCTTGGCTGCATCTTCTCTCTACTTGATT GGCTGTAAAGATCGAAGTCTTTGTGgtataacaacaaaaaaacactaTTGTTCTGAGTCGGGTCTCAAATTGCAGGCCAGTTGCTCCTTGTGTATTGCGTATCTATAA